Proteins encoded in a region of the Raphanus sativus cultivar WK10039 chromosome 8, ASM80110v3, whole genome shotgun sequence genome:
- the LOC108821767 gene encoding probable histone H2AXa: MSSTGAGSGTTKGGRGKPKATKSVSRSSKAGLQFPVGRIARFLKAGKYAERVGAGAPVYLSAVLEYLAAEVLELAGNAARDNKKTRIVPRHIQLAVRNDEELSKLLGAVTIANGGVLPNIHSNLLPSKVGKNKGDIGSASQEF, encoded by the exons ATGAGCAGCACCGGCGCAGGAAGCGGCACGACCAAAGGAGGGAGAGGAAAGCCAAAGGCCACCAAGTCCGTTTCTCGTTCGTCGAAGGCAGGTCTCCAGTTCCCAGTCGGAAGAATCGCCAGGTTCCTCAAGGCAGGGAAATACGCCGAGCGTGTCGGTGCCGGAGCTCCGGTCTATCTCTCCGCCGTTCTCGAGTACCTCGCCGCTGAG gTGTTGGAGCTAGCTGGAAACGCGGCGAGGGATAACAAGAAGACGCGTATCGTGCCGAGACATATTCAGCTTGCGGTGAGGAACGATGAGGAGCTGAGTAAGCTTTTGGGAGCTGTGACGATTGCTAACGGTGGAGTGTTGCCGAATATTCATTCGAACCTTTTGCCTTCCAAGGTTGGGAAGAACAAGGGAGATATCGGATCTGCTTCTCAGGAGTTCTGA